The Verrucomicrobiales bacterium nucleotide sequence GTCGATTTCCGTCTGGAACGCTTCCCGTTCCCCGATTATCTGCTCCTTTCGTTTCGGGCGCAGTAGTGTTCCGTCCGCCTTCCCTTTACAGACGTTCGGGTTGAGTTTCCTAGCTTGTTCGATATGTTTCTCCTCGTGCGCACGCATACAATCGACGATACACGGTGGCGTGCCAGGAGGTATGTTCTTACCTAAGTCTACTCTCATGCCTCCCTTTCCGTCGCATACCACAGTAGGGATAGATCCGTCATTCTTACCGTAAGCGCGTATAAGTCCAAAGTAGTCCAGGTCATTCACTGGGTCCGCCGAAACAAATGCGTATAGGTTACCTTCTCCGACCTCGCCTAGTGGATCCCTATTTGGCCACCGTTGGAGATTCGGGTCATAGAAGCGGTAGAGGTAGTAGATCAGACCTGAGTTAACATGGGCCTCCTTGCTGGAGAACCGATATCGGTTGGCTTCGGCCATCTGGCCATTCATCGCCAGGACGCTTCCGAAGGGATCGTAGAGATACTTACCGACTACAATCTGTTTCTGATCCTGAAGAGCCGTAATATTCCCGTTCCCGTCGGCATGGTAGAACACGTGGGTCTGAAGAGCCATATCGGATCGAGCCAAAAGCCCTCCAATACCGCCTGCCCCTTGAAGCGATCCACTCAGGTCGCGCCCTCGCGTGTAGCTTACTAGAGGCTGATTTCCACCGTCGCGTTCCTGAACCACCAGGTTCCCGTCATAGACATATCGAGATTCATTCGTCTGGACCCACTTACTGCTCACCCATTGATACTCTTTGGTGACGCGGCGACGCAGCTTGCCGTCATAGAGAAAGTCCGAGCGCCACTTATTGGTTTCGTAGACCTGGGTCAATTGATTCTCATCATCATAAATGAGAATGCGTTTCCCATCCGAAAGCATGTTCCCGTTGCCGTCATAGGAATAGCTCGGTGCAGACGGCAGGTTTACGGTGATCGCTTGCGTGTCCTGCCGACCGAGGTTGTCCTTCCCGATAGCGGTGAAGGTGTTATCGCCGTTGACCAAGCTGAATCCACTCTTGGCGAAACTGCTGTCTGTGTAGAGCGTTGCTGCCAGACTATTAACCGTGACGTTCGTGGAGGGAGTAGTGGTCGTTCCTGCTACCGTCAAGGTTCCGCTACGGCTGCCGGAAGTCAGTTGATTTAGATTGTTGACGTTGAACGTTTGGATCAAGGCGTCATTGGTTCGCCGATTAAGGTTCCCAGCAGAATCATAAAAATATCCGAAGCGCTCATTGACTCGATTCGTCGTGCCTCCGGATTCTTTGCCAAACGCCGCGATGAGTTGACCGCTGGCGTCGTAACTATAATCAACAAAATTCCCTTCCGTCCGTGTCTGTTTCGTTCGTCGGTTCACGTCGTCATAGGAATAGACATGAGAGTTCAGGATGGTTGCACTGCCATTCTTAAGATAAGTCCCCGTGAGCCTGCCCAGGGTATCGAACGTGTTACTGATGGAGGAACCATTGGGTAAGCCGATTTGTTTGACCATCTGCAGACACGTCGGATCATACAGATAGGAGAAGGCACCTGCCGGAGATATCGCGCTGGTGAGGCGATTGGCGAGGTCATAGCCATAGGTCTCCTCCCAAGGAGAAGCGCTCGGCTGGAGCAAGCTCGCCTTACTCCGCAGACGATTGGTGGTATAGGAATACGTCACGGTATCATTGGCCCAGGGTCCATCCTCACTTAACAACGCTCCAAAGTCAGTGTACTTGTAAGTTGTTGTCCCCACCGAATCAACCATATTTGTTAAGCGGTTGTTCGCGTCATATTGGAAGGTAACCGTTGAGCCCGAAGGATACTTCACCAGCGTTAGGTTTCGGTTGGCGTCGTAAGCATACCCGGTATCCCCTTTGGTGATGCTCCACCGGTTGGTCAAATTGCCTTCCGCATCATATTTATACCTAAGAATTTCTGTGCCTGCTGCGTTGGTCTTGGAGGTAACTCGTCCAAACGAATCATAGCCCCAGGTGGTTTGTTGCCCTTTACCGTCCACCAATTTGATGAGATCTCCACCACCACTATAGGTGTAGGAGGTCACTTCCCCGTTGGCATTCGTCTCGGAGGTTTTCCTCCCGCCCGCATCATACCAATACTTCGTTGCCTGGCTCAGTTGATTGCCATAGACCATCAGACCGAGACTGGAGTAGAGGTAGGTCTCCACCTTCCCATTGGCATTTGTCTGACCGATACTGCGCCCCAAGCTGTCGAAGGTTGTCTTCGTCGATAACTGGTTCGCATCGAGCACTTCGATCGGCTTGTTTTCCAGATCAAAGGTGATGCATTTGATTCGACCAGAAGCATTGGAAGCGACGCAAAAGAGCCCCTGATTGTTATAGCAGTTGGTCACATTATTACCTGCGGAATCTCCCACTCTCACCACCTGTCCCATCGCGTTGTAAAAATTGGTAACCGATCCTCCGGCGGGAAACGCCACCGCAGTTCGACGTCCCTTCAGGTCATAAGTATAGGTGGTGGTCTTTCCTGACGGATCGGTTGCCGAATCCAACACTCCACAATTGCAATAGCTATAGGAATTCGTGCAGTTCCGAGGATCGACAGCCAAGACCTTTTGCCTGAATCCGTTGTAGACAAATTGATTTGTCCCTCCACGCCGATCGATGACCTTTGCAAGGTCAAGCTTACTATACTCGCGTTTCTCTGAGGTTCCATCCGAGTACGCCGCATTGGTCAATCGACCAAGGGCGTCCCATGAATTCGTAATCGTTAGGCCACGGGGATCCCGCATGGTATACACATACCCATTGGTGTAGGTGTAGGAATTGGTGCTCGCGATCTCGATTTGGGCCGTTTGTTTGAGAAAATTCGACCACGTGCCACTCGTCTCGTAGAGATTCGTAACCGTTAACCCACTCGGACCTTTGGAAGAGACTAACTGGTTGTTCGCATTGTAGAGATACTGATTTGTCTGACCCAGGGCATCGAAGGAGGTAATGATTTGATGATTTCCATTAAAGGCATTACTCACCACCTGTCGCGAAGTCCCGCCAATGAGCTGGATATGCTTGATCAGATCGATTCCATTGCTATCAAAAACATACTGATTGGTCCGCACTTGCACCAGTCCATTGAGTCCAGTGTAGGTGTCGACTTCATTCGTGGTGTGTCCTAAGAAGTTGCGCTCATTACAGCTAAACGTTGATTCTCCGGTGTCCAGTTTGTTCCCACCGATGCAAGCCTTGCCTGAAGTTCCCTCCTTGTCTTTGGCTCCTCCTTCCTTGTTTGGATAATCGAACCATTGGATCAAACCTTGGGTCGTCCCGTCTGGAGAACTTTCACGGATGAGAGAAACCGTGAAGGATGTATTGGTTGAACCATACGCTTTCAGCCAGTGCTGCATCTTTGCCCTGGAGTAATCGCCAGAGGTTAAATCCGTCACGGTGAAGGATCCCCCATTCAACGCCGTCTTAACCGTTGAGGACAGGTCTTCGTAGTTCCTAGGGTTCCAGTAGAACGAGTTCCGCTTGTGGCTATCTTCGGTATCGAACGTGTTGGGTATTGAAAAATAAGGAGCGTTTGTGGTGCTTGGAACATAGCTCGCGTAGCTGGTCGGAACCTTGCTCCCGTCCACCTGTTGATAATAGAGGAAGAAGTGATATCGCAGGGCCTGTTCGGTCACCTTCACAGCATTCATCACGTTAGGTGTAGAAAAATAGGTAAAGGTATTTGTCCCATAGGGTGTGATTAGGGACGTGAGATTGCCCGCCGAATACTGCATGCTGCTGGAAAGTCCCACTACGTCGGTGAGATTGGTAAGTTGACCAGTGCTGTTGTACTTCATGGTCGATGAAAGCCCATGAGGAGCGATCACCTTACTTATCAAGTTTGAATAGTTGCCTGCCTGAACGTATTCGAAAGTGATTTCCCGTTTGTCGACATCGATAACCTTGTTCAATTTGATCGTGGTGGCGTTGGTTGTGTACTGAAATTCCATTACGTTTCCATTGGCATCATGCTTTGTAGTTAAAAAGTACCTCGTTACGCCTCCTATCGAGGTCGATAAGCCATAACGATTTATGGACCCGTCGAAGAACTGAAGCACATTAGTACCAGAAACCTGAGTGAGTTTTCCGTAGTTCCGAAAATGGATTAAATCCAGCGAGTATTTGAGAGCACTGCCATCCCCAAGATACACCCAGAAATTACTGGTACTTCCGGGAATCGCCTCGAGGTAAGATCTCCACAAAGTGTGCCAATGCGACCCTACGCTAAAAACACCCGCGGCTCCATTGTCAACATCGCCTTGAGATCCTTGAGAATTCTTGTAAGCCAAGTTGTATTCTACATCTTTGCCTCGGCTCACATTGTAGAGCAATGGAGTATCACGAAGCCAAACGTTGATATCGGGTTCCGTCACTTCCCAGACTGGCACCCCCACGCAGCTCTTTCCGCCACACCCAACGATATCAGTTCCTCCGGCACCAATCCCGTTAGCATCTGCAACCGCAACCTCGGAATCTCGGCAACAAATGGCGACCTTGAGATGTCGCCCTATAAAGTCTTTGGAATAACAGAGTTTATAGGGAGTTCCTCTGATATTCCCATTCTCGTCAATCTGAGCGGATTCAGCGTGAGCAAGGTCAATATCACAGACTCCAAGTAT carries:
- a CDS encoding RHS repeat-associated core domain-containing protein — encoded protein: MEFQYTTNATTIKLNKVIDVDKREITFEYVQAGNYSNLISKVIAPHGLSSTMKYNSTGQLTNLTDVVGLSSSMQYSAGNLTSLITPYGTNTFTYFSTPNVMNAVKVTEQALRYHFFLYYQQVDGSKVPTSYASYVPSTTNAPYFSIPNTFDTEDSHKRNSFYWNPRNYEDLSSTVKTALNGGSFTVTDLTSGDYSRAKMQHWLKAYGSTNTSFTVSLIRESSPDGTTQGLIQWFDYPNKEGGAKDKEGTSGKACIGGNKLDTGESTFSCNERNFLGHTTNEVDTYTGLNGLVQVRTNQYVFDSNGIDLIKHIQLIGGTSRQVVSNAFNGNHQIITSFDALGQTNQYLYNANNQLVSSKGPSGLTVTNLYETSGTWSNFLKQTAQIEIASTNSYTYTNGYVYTMRDPRGLTITNSWDALGRLTNAAYSDGTSEKREYSKLDLAKVIDRRGGTNQFVYNGFRQKVLAVDPRNCTNSYSYCNCGVLDSATDPSGKTTTYTYDLKGRRTAVAFPAGGSVTNFYNAMGQVVRVGDSAGNNVTNCYNNQGLFCVASNASGRIKCITFDLENKPIEVLDANQLSTKTTFDSLGRSIGQTNANGKVETYLYSSLGLMVYGNQLSQATKYWYDAGGRKTSETNANGEVTSYTYSGGGDLIKLVDGKGQQTTWGYDSFGRVTSKTNAAGTEILRYKYDAEGNLTNRWSITKGDTGYAYDANRNLTLVKYPSGSTVTFQYDANNRLTNMVDSVGTTTYKYTDFGALLSEDGPWANDTVTYSYTTNRLRSKASLLQPSASPWEETYGYDLANRLTSAISPAGAFSYLYDPTCLQMVKQIGLPNGSSISNTFDTLGRLTGTYLKNGSATILNSHVYSYDDVNRRTKQTRTEGNFVDYSYDASGQLIAAFGKESGGTTNRVNERFGYFYDSAGNLNRRTNDALIQTFNVNNLNQLTSGSRSGTLTVAGTTTTPSTNVTVNSLAATLYTDSSFAKSGFSLVNGDNTFTAIGKDNLGRQDTQAITVNLPSAPSYSYDGNGNMLSDGKRILIYDDENQLTQVYETNKWRSDFLYDGKLRRRVTKEYQWVSSKWVQTNESRYVYDGNLVVQERDGGNQPLVSYTRGRDLSGSLQGAGGIGGLLARSDMALQTHVFYHADGNGNITALQDQKQIVVGKYLYDPFGSVLAMNGQMAEANRYRFSSKEAHVNSGLIYYLYRFYDPNLQRWPNRDPLGEVGEGNLYAFVSADPVNDLDYFGLIRAYGKNDGSIPTVVCDGKGGMRVDLGKNIPPGTPPCIVDCMRAHEEKHIEQARKLNPNVCKGKADGTLLRPKRKEQIIGEREAFQTEIDCVEKKCSSENCSADEMKERIEKLNDELNKWFRKKL